From Acidobacteriota bacterium, one genomic window encodes:
- the rpmG gene encoding 50S ribosomal protein L33 has translation MPRDNIILQCTECKERNYVTTKNKKNTPGRLEFKKFCRRCRCHTVHRENK, from the coding sequence ATGCCGAGAGATAACATAATTTTGCAGTGCACGGAATGCAAAGAACGCAATTACGTGACGACCAAGAACAAGAAGAACACGCCGGGACGCCTGGAGTTCAAGAAGTTCTGCCGCCGTTGCCGTTGCCATACTGTGCACCGAGAAAACAAATAG
- the xerD gene encoding site-specific tyrosine recombinase XerD: MTETTSRKRDLLGEYLLYLRVEKGLAKNSVESYERDLRKLERWADRLEYDLTKITRRDLREFLIDLSSEKLSPTSVNRIISAIRGFYKFLQFDRHIEKNPAEDIEAQRTTAYLPNFLNKQEIEELLAIPDVSGEIGLRDRTILETMYACGLRVSELCSLQIADVELDQGILTCKGKGSKTRKVPIGKVAVEWLRRYLVFRRKKEDIENLNLFVSVHGKPVTRQDVFRLVKECGEKIGRDDISPHTLRHSFATHLVQNSADIRSVQQMLGHADISTTQIYTHITDQQLRRTYEKFHPRATSSPNPDKKD; encoded by the coding sequence ATGACCGAAACAACTTCACGAAAACGCGATCTGTTGGGCGAGTATTTGCTCTATTTGCGGGTCGAAAAAGGCCTCGCGAAGAACTCGGTCGAGAGTTACGAACGGGACCTGAGAAAACTCGAACGATGGGCGGATCGACTCGAATATGATTTGACGAAGATCACGCGCCGCGATCTCCGCGAGTTTCTGATCGATCTTTCGAGCGAGAAGCTGTCTCCGACATCGGTCAATCGCATCATCAGCGCCATCCGCGGATTTTACAAGTTCCTGCAGTTCGACCGTCATATCGAGAAGAATCCGGCCGAGGATATTGAAGCGCAGCGCACGACCGCCTACCTTCCGAACTTCCTGAACAAGCAAGAGATCGAGGAACTTCTCGCGATTCCCGATGTTTCGGGCGAGATTGGACTTCGCGACCGGACGATCCTCGAGACGATGTATGCCTGCGGCCTGCGCGTGTCGGAGCTATGCTCGCTTCAAATTGCGGACGTCGAACTCGATCAGGGCATTCTCACGTGCAAAGGAAAGGGCAGCAAGACGCGCAAGGTCCCGATCGGAAAGGTCGCCGTCGAATGGCTGCGAAGATATCTCGTTTTTCGGCGCAAAAAAGAGGATATTGAGAACCTGAATCTGTTCGTCTCGGTCCACGGAAAACCGGTCACGCGACAGGACGTTTTCAGACTTGTAAAGGAATGCGGCGAAAAGATCGGGCGTGACGACATTTCTCCGCACACGCTGCGGCATTCGTTCGCCACGCACCTCGTCCAAAACTCGGCTGACATCAGATCGGTCCAGCAAATGCTTGGTCACGCCGACATTTCAACGACCCAGATCTACACCCACATCACCGACCAGCAACTCCGCAGAACATACGAGAAGTTCCACCCGCGCGCGACCTCGTCTCCAAACCCTGACAAAAAAGACTAG
- the tuf gene encoding elongation factor Tu codes for MSKEKFDRSKPHVNIGTIGHVDHGKTTLTAAITKVMSKHNPKMTFRSFDSIDNAPEEKARGITIATSHVEYETANRHYAHVDCPGHADYVKNMITGAAQMDGAILVVAATDGPMPQTREHILLGRQVGVPAMVVFMNKVDMVDDEELLELVELEVRELLSSYEFPGDDIPVIKGSALKALEGDPKWEPTIDELMQAVDDYIPTPERDTDKPFLMPVEDIFTIQGRGTVATGRIERGIIKVNEPVEIVGIKDTRNSVCTGVEMFKKLLDEGRAGDNVGLLLRGVERKEIERGQVIAKPGSIKPHTKFKAEAYVLTKEEGGRHTPFFTGYRPQFYFRTTDVTGVAHLPTGVEMVMPGDNIAMEIELIAPIAMEKGLRFAIREGGRTVGAGTVSDIVE; via the coding sequence ATGAGTAAAGAGAAATTTGACAGAAGCAAGCCGCACGTGAACATCGGAACGATCGGACACGTTGACCACGGTAAGACGACGCTGACGGCGGCGATCACGAAGGTGATGAGCAAGCATAATCCGAAGATGACGTTTCGCTCGTTCGATTCGATCGACAACGCACCGGAAGAGAAGGCGCGCGGGATCACGATCGCGACCTCGCACGTCGAGTATGAGACGGCGAACCGTCACTACGCGCACGTTGACTGTCCGGGACACGCCGACTATGTGAAGAACATGATCACGGGCGCGGCGCAGATGGACGGGGCGATCCTGGTGGTCGCGGCGACGGACGGGCCGATGCCGCAGACGCGCGAGCACATCCTGCTCGGCCGTCAGGTCGGAGTTCCGGCGATGGTCGTCTTTATGAACAAGGTGGACATGGTCGACGACGAGGAGTTGCTGGAGTTGGTCGAGCTGGAAGTGCGCGAGTTGCTTTCGAGCTACGAGTTTCCGGGCGACGACATTCCGGTGATCAAGGGATCGGCGCTCAAGGCGCTCGAAGGCGATCCGAAGTGGGAGCCGACGATCGACGAGCTGATGCAGGCGGTGGACGACTACATTCCGACGCCGGAGCGCGACACGGACAAGCCGTTCCTGATGCCGGTGGAAGACATTTTCACGATCCAGGGCCGCGGCACGGTGGCGACGGGACGAATCGAGCGCGGGATCATCAAGGTCAACGAGCCGGTGGAGATCGTCGGCATCAAGGACACGCGCAATTCGGTCTGCACGGGAGTCGAGATGTTCAAGAAGCTTCTCGACGAGGGCCGCGCGGGAGACAACGTCGGGTTGCTGCTCCGCGGTGTCGAGCGCAAGGAGATCGAGCGCGGACAGGTCATCGCGAAGCCGGGATCGATCAAGCCGCACACGAAGTTCAAGGCGGAAGCGTATGTTTTGACGAAGGAAGAAGGCGGACGCCACACCCCGTTCTTTACGGGCTACCGGCCACAGTTCTACTTCCGCACCACGGACGTCACGGGCGTCGCGCATTTGCCGACGGGAGTCGAAATGGTGATGCCGGGCGACAACATTGCGATGGAGATCGAGCTGATCGCGCCGATCGCGATGGAAAAGGGGCTTCGGTTCGCCATCCGCGAAGGCGGCCGCACGGTCGGAGCCGGAACGGTTTCCGATATTGTTGAATAG
- the secE gene encoding preprotein translocase subunit SecE: protein MSEAVDTIDNKEGVGEFIRKTRGELDKTSFPSSEDVKNTVIIVIINVIFFAVYLFLVDWAWIYILGDKTHDTGLTWLVNKIAGF, encoded by the coding sequence GTGTCTGAAGCTGTTGACACCATCGATAACAAGGAAGGCGTCGGCGAGTTTATCCGCAAAACCCGCGGAGAACTCGACAAGACCAGCTTTCCGTCGTCGGAAGACGTGAAAAACACGGTGATCATCGTCATCATAAACGTGATCTTCTTCGCCGTCTACCTGTTTTTGGTCGACTGGGCGTGGATCTATATCCTCGGTGATAAGACCCATGATACCGGGCTGACGTGGCTGGTAAACAAGATCGCAGGATTTTAA